One segment of Methylotuvimicrobium sp. KM2 DNA contains the following:
- a CDS encoding restriction endonuclease subunit S: MSWQFVALSKVSNVFNGKTPSKLEQRDVGHPVLKIKDVDETGVFTGDFQSFVDFDLAEKFENKKLELDDTLILNAAHNSDYVGSKQYRAEPKVVGSLPTGEWLIARANQEYLDPRFLNYWFASPQARFQIKQLVKGIHLYPKDVSRLEIPLPPLPEQKRIAAILDKADAIRRKRQQAIQLADEFLRSVFLDMFGDPVTNPKGWGAVKLGDICEVGSSKRVFVDEFTEFGIPFYRGTEVGRLGENEDIQPHLYISNDHYENLKKHSGVPKIGDLLLPSICHDGRIWKVNSKTPFYFKDGRVLWIKVNQSSINSDYLRSYLKNLFLANYSSIASGTTFAELKIVILKELSVLSPPLDLQIKYAEIIEKAIKKYGINKAFSEKSSKLFDSLCQKAFAGEL, encoded by the coding sequence GTGAGTTGGCAGTTTGTGGCGCTTTCAAAAGTATCCAACGTATTTAACGGTAAAACGCCTTCCAAGTTAGAACAGCGAGATGTTGGTCATCCGGTATTAAAGATTAAGGATGTTGACGAAACTGGTGTTTTCACAGGCGATTTTCAGTCATTTGTCGATTTTGATTTGGCAGAAAAGTTTGAAAACAAAAAGCTTGAATTAGACGATACCTTAATTCTCAATGCGGCGCACAATTCTGATTATGTCGGAAGTAAGCAGTATCGCGCAGAACCGAAGGTTGTCGGCTCGTTACCCACTGGTGAATGGCTCATTGCAAGGGCTAATCAGGAATATCTTGACCCCAGGTTTCTTAATTATTGGTTCGCTTCGCCGCAAGCACGATTTCAAATTAAACAGCTGGTAAAAGGAATACACCTTTATCCCAAAGACGTTTCGCGTTTGGAAATCCCACTCCCACCATTACCCGAACAAAAACGCATCGCCGCCATACTCGACAAAGCCGATGCCATCCGCCGCAAACGCCAGCAAGCCATCCAACTCGCCGACGAATTCCTGCGTTCCGTGTTTCTGGACATGTTCGGCGATCCGGTGACGAATCCTAAGGGTTGGGGCGCGGTAAAACTTGGAGATATTTGTGAAGTAGGATCTAGCAAGAGAGTTTTCGTGGATGAGTTTACTGAATTTGGAATACCTTTTTATAGGGGAACTGAAGTTGGCCGTCTGGGCGAAAATGAAGATATTCAACCTCATTTATATATATCAAATGATCATTACGAGAATTTAAAGAAACATTCTGGTGTACCAAAAATTGGAGATTTGTTGCTTCCTTCTATTTGCCATGATGGAAGAATATGGAAAGTTAATTCTAAAACCCCATTTTATTTCAAAGATGGGCGCGTACTTTGGATAAAAGTAAATCAGAGTTCAATTAACAGTGATTACTTAAGAAGTTATTTAAAGAATTTGTTTTTGGCAAACTACTCATCGATTGCATCAGGCACTACTTTTGCTGAATTGAAAATCGTGATTTTAAAAGAACTTTCTGTATTGAGTCCGCCTTTAGATTTGCAAATAAAATATGCAGAGATTATAGAGAAGGCGATAAAAAAATATGGGATAAACAAAGCTTTCTCAGAGAAGTCGAGCAAACTGTTTGACTCACTCTGCCAAAAAGCCTTCGCCGGTGAGCTATGA
- a CDS encoding ATP-binding protein codes for MTQHSFKIDTRLAFLLSENYRSPEKALKELVDNAWDAEATEILILLPLPLSDSPIVVQDNGTGMTINELQSEYLNIARNRRDRSGDYTPNLRRRVKGRKGIGKFAGLMITTSMKLETWARSRYSAFELDNKLLESYEGLPDMPLEIHTSDSSEIQHGTRITLSHLNQRLRFPNEHKLKQVLIAEYGREQNFNIVINDKPLGVDDLQGEYNEDAIPLDTGTGVLRCTISDQKRKLRKPGITIRVDGKIVGEPIFFGLDQADDIPRKLLEKCFGEIELTGCSDDVTADWGALIEGSAIERELTEKIQPILRERLKSVYGQEMHLALARLRKKALDRISRLPENRREFADKAIKKILDRFYQEPEEKLEPVVNVLLDALEQNDYRIVLEHINSARHSEVARFAEALEEFGLVEMALVAEQATNRLAFLDYLEELCSKNDTLESHVHKAIEGNLWLFGVEYSLFSSNITLKRQIEEYLNRKYVGDRADKRPDLFLTQNLNGERVLIEFKRPSHALVFDDYQQAIGYRNDFHQNSIDQQINVIVMGGRLGNNLPIHERREPNVSIITFSDLISAARRQYQWLLDEGGVLK; via the coding sequence ATGACTCAGCACTCTTTCAAAATTGACACCCGATTAGCCTTTTTACTGAGCGAAAATTACCGTTCACCAGAAAAGGCCTTAAAGGAGCTGGTTGACAATGCTTGGGATGCTGAAGCAACCGAGATTTTAATTTTATTGCCACTACCGTTAAGCGACTCCCCCATAGTGGTTCAGGATAACGGCACAGGCATGACGATAAACGAGCTACAAAGTGAATACCTTAACATTGCCAGGAATCGCCGCGACCGCAGTGGTGATTACACGCCTAATTTACGTAGGAGAGTTAAGGGCAGGAAAGGGATTGGCAAGTTTGCAGGGCTGATGATTACAACATCAATGAAGCTGGAAACGTGGGCACGGAGTAGATATTCAGCTTTTGAATTGGATAATAAACTGTTGGAAAGCTATGAAGGTCTCCCAGATATGCCGTTAGAGATCCATACATCAGATAGCAGTGAAATCCAGCATGGTACACGTATTACGCTATCTCATCTTAATCAACGCTTACGATTCCCCAATGAGCATAAATTAAAGCAGGTATTGATTGCCGAATACGGCCGTGAACAAAATTTCAATATTGTTATTAATGATAAACCGTTGGGCGTGGATGATCTTCAAGGCGAATATAATGAGGACGCGATTCCACTGGATACAGGCACTGGAGTGCTGCGTTGCACGATAAGTGACCAGAAGCGTAAGTTGCGCAAGCCTGGGATAACCATCCGTGTGGATGGCAAGATTGTGGGTGAACCCATATTCTTCGGATTGGATCAGGCAGATGACATACCGAGAAAATTACTCGAGAAATGTTTTGGTGAGATTGAACTGACGGGTTGTTCTGATGACGTTACAGCCGACTGGGGAGCTTTAATAGAAGGGAGCGCTATTGAGAGGGAACTGACAGAAAAGATTCAGCCAATTCTGCGTGAGAGGCTAAAAAGTGTTTATGGTCAGGAAATGCATTTGGCACTCGCCAGATTACGAAAAAAAGCATTAGATCGTATATCCAGGTTACCGGAAAACCGGCGCGAATTTGCTGATAAGGCGATTAAAAAAATTCTCGATCGCTTTTACCAGGAGCCAGAAGAGAAGCTGGAACCCGTAGTCAATGTGCTGCTGGATGCATTGGAGCAAAATGATTATCGAATAGTTCTGGAACATATTAACTCGGCACGCCATTCTGAAGTAGCACGTTTTGCAGAGGCGTTGGAAGAGTTTGGCTTGGTTGAGATGGCGTTGGTTGCTGAACAAGCCACAAACAGGCTCGCCTTTTTGGATTATCTTGAAGAACTCTGCTCAAAAAATGACACGCTCGAGAGTCATGTCCATAAAGCTATTGAAGGTAATCTCTGGCTTTTTGGTGTTGAGTACAGCTTATTTAGCTCAAATATCACATTAAAACGACAGATCGAAGAATACCTGAATAGAAAATATGTTGGCGATAGAGCAGATAAGCGCCCTGATCTGTTTCTTACCCAAAACCTTAATGGTGAAAGGGTGTTAATCGAATTTAAGCGCCCAAGTCATGCGTTGGTTTTTGACGACTACCAACAAGCGATTGGTTATAGAAATGACTTCCACCAGAATAGTATTGATCAACAGATAAATGTTATCGTAATGGGTGGTAGGTTAGGAAACAACCTACCTATCCACGAACGCCGAGAACCCAATGTTTCAATCATTACGTTTTCCGACTTGATTTCAGCAGCCCGTCGCCAATATCAGTGGTTGCTTGATGAAGGAGGTGTATTGAAATGA
- a CDS encoding PDDEXK nuclease domain-containing protein, with protein sequence MKKSAAITQSKDYQQWLAELKQSFRQRQLKAAVAVNRELLEFYWQLGGEILDKQQNSQWGQGFLTQLSQDLMREFPDVKGFSKRNLEQIRRWYRFWSSDIEFAQQAATQFLQIPWWHNVIIVSKAKSREEALFYVRETLEFGWSRNVLVHQIDSGLWQHKGKAISNFSKTLPSTQSDLAQQSLKDPYVFDFLALTENHNEHELEKGLVKHMTQFLLELGAGFAYMGQQVPIAVGDKDFYLDLLFYHTQLHCYVVIELKATDFAPEYAGKLNFYINAVDSQLKSESDQPTVGLLLCRTKDKLIAEYALKGINTPIGVSEYQLTQSLPDNLKASLPSIEMIEAELAGELGENDE encoded by the coding sequence ATGAAAAAAAGTGCTGCCATCACTCAAAGCAAAGACTACCAGCAATGGCTTGCCGAGCTGAAACAAAGCTTTCGGCAACGTCAGCTAAAGGCTGCCGTCGCCGTCAACAGGGAGTTGCTGGAGTTTTACTGGCAGCTGGGTGGTGAAATTCTTGACAAGCAACAAAACAGCCAGTGGGGACAAGGTTTTTTAACCCAATTAAGCCAAGACTTGATGAGGGAATTTCCCGACGTCAAAGGTTTTTCCAAGCGTAATTTGGAACAGATTCGCAGGTGGTATCGCTTTTGGTCCAGTGATATCGAATTTGCGCAGCAGGCTGCTACGCAATTTTTACAAATCCCATGGTGGCATAATGTCATCATCGTCAGTAAAGCAAAAAGCCGGGAAGAAGCGCTATTTTATGTACGCGAAACGCTGGAGTTTGGCTGGAGCCGTAATGTCTTGGTGCATCAGATAGACAGCGGATTATGGCAACACAAGGGCAAAGCGATAAGCAATTTTTCCAAGACCTTACCCTCTACACAATCCGATCTCGCACAACAAAGTTTAAAAGACCCTTATGTTTTCGATTTTCTGGCGTTGACCGAAAACCACAACGAACATGAACTGGAAAAAGGCCTGGTAAAACACATGACCCAGTTTTTGCTGGAATTGGGCGCCGGTTTTGCGTATATGGGCCAGCAGGTGCCCATTGCCGTCGGTGATAAAGACTTCTATCTGGATCTTTTGTTCTACCACACGCAATTGCACTGTTATGTGGTGATCGAGCTCAAGGCCACCGATTTTGCGCCGGAATACGCCGGCAAGCTCAACTTTTACATTAACGCGGTCGACAGCCAGTTAAAAAGCGAAAGCGACCAACCCACCGTTGGCTTGTTACTCTGCCGCACCAAAGACAAACTGATTGCAGAATATGCCTTAAAAGGCATCAACACACCCATTGGCGTATCGGAATATCAACTGACCCAATCGTTGCCGGACAACCTGAAAGCCAGCCTACCCAGTATTGAAATGATCGAGGCGGAATTGGCGGGGGAGTTAGGAGAGAATGATGAATGA